From the genome of Synergistetes bacterium HGW-Synergistetes-1, one region includes:
- the ftcD gene encoding glutamate formimidoyltransferase, with product MAMQLIECVPNFSEGRRPEVIEKIVDCFKDKRGVYLLDHRADEDHNRLVISLVGAPAPIQDALIEAAKTALENIDMNSHQGGHPRIGAIDVVPFTPIKGISMEECIKLAHDFGERYFKECGIPVYFYEDAARRPERKRLEVIRKGQYEVLKEEAKTKEERMPDVGGPGLHPTAGATVIGARKFLVAFNVNLDTTDLDVAKKIANTVRASSGGFCHVKGIGLALEERGITQVSMNLVDYEKNSLYRVLEMIRMEARRWGVQVIETEVYGMIPVNAILESAAYYMQINDFDPAQVLELQLLELMGERAE from the coding sequence ATGGCAATGCAGTTGATCGAATGTGTGCCGAACTTCAGTGAAGGAAGGCGCCCGGAAGTCATTGAAAAAATAGTTGATTGTTTTAAGGATAAAAGAGGGGTTTACCTTCTCGACCATCGCGCTGACGAAGACCACAACAGGTTGGTCATAAGCCTTGTCGGAGCTCCTGCGCCCATTCAGGACGCACTGATAGAAGCCGCAAAGACTGCACTTGAAAATATCGACATGAACTCCCATCAGGGTGGACATCCAAGGATCGGAGCAATTGACGTTGTACCCTTTACCCCAATAAAGGGGATATCAATGGAAGAGTGCATAAAGCTTGCCCACGATTTCGGGGAGCGTTATTTCAAAGAATGTGGGATCCCTGTCTACTTTTATGAAGATGCAGCCAGGCGACCGGAAAGAAAACGCCTGGAGGTCATCCGCAAGGGACAGTATGAAGTCCTTAAGGAAGAGGCAAAAACGAAAGAAGAAAGAATGCCTGATGTGGGCGGACCCGGACTCCACCCTACGGCCGGAGCCACAGTCATTGGAGCCCGCAAGTTCCTTGTTGCGTTCAACGTCAACCTTGACACAACTGACCTGGATGTTGCCAAAAAAATCGCAAACACAGTAAGGGCATCGTCCGGCGGTTTCTGTCACGTAAAGGGCATAGGCCTTGCACTTGAGGAACGCGGTATCACCCAGGTCAGCATGAACCTTGTAGATTACGAAAAGAACTCGCTCTACAGGGTGCTTGAAATGATAAGGATGGAAGCCAGAAGATGGGGCGTACAGGTCATTGAGACCGAGGTATACGGAATGATCCCTGTAAACGCCATACTTGAGAGTGCTGCGTACTACATGCAGATCAATGACTTCGATCCCGCACAGGTGCTGGAGCTCCAGCTCCTTGAACTGATGGGAGAGAGGGCGGAATGA
- the hutH gene encoding histidine ammonia-lyase: MNSNSVVLDGKSLTISDIVNVARNGYKVELDPGAEKLISECADSVKEWVNEGRVVYGVTTGFGDLASVVIPRDQSRQLQENLLMSHACGFGEALPEDYVRAIMLLRINTLTRGYSGISLQTLTQLVNYLNMGIHPVIPRQGSVGASGDLCPLSHLAITLIGLGDVVYKGKKMPTLEALSINGLKPVDLMPKEGLALNNGTTVMTGIGTLCLYDAKRLMKNADIASALSAEALHAVPYAFDRRTHDLRPQVGQSIVAENMRRLTEGSEIIETYKKDRVQDAYSLRCLPQVHGASRDALSYVETVLNIEINSVTDNPIIFHQDGEAISGGNFHGQPIAMAMDFFGIAVAEIADISERRVARLVDHKLSDLPPFLVAESGLNSGFMIPQYTAAAIVSENKVLAHPSCVDSIPTSAGQEDHVSMGGYSARKALTILNNTTRVISIEMLNAAQGIDFRAPLKPGRGTSVAYKAFRREVPFYAKDQYMQPLMLKSLELVTDGTIIDAVEKEIGELK; this comes from the coding sequence ATGAACTCAAATTCAGTAGTTTTAGACGGAAAATCTCTTACTATTAGCGATATTGTCAACGTTGCAAGAAATGGTTACAAGGTAGAGCTTGACCCCGGGGCAGAAAAACTTATATCAGAATGCGCTGATTCGGTCAAGGAATGGGTGAACGAAGGACGCGTTGTTTATGGCGTGACCACAGGCTTCGGAGACTTGGCATCCGTGGTCATTCCTCGTGACCAAAGCCGCCAGCTCCAGGAAAATCTGCTTATGAGCCATGCATGCGGTTTTGGAGAAGCGCTTCCGGAAGATTACGTCAGGGCAATAATGCTCCTCAGGATCAATACACTTACAAGAGGATATTCGGGTATTAGCCTTCAGACTCTGACCCAGCTTGTCAACTATCTCAACATGGGCATCCATCCGGTGATACCGCGCCAGGGATCGGTAGGAGCAAGCGGCGACCTCTGCCCTCTTTCACATCTTGCCATCACACTGATAGGTCTTGGAGACGTCGTTTATAAAGGCAAAAAAATGCCGACCCTTGAGGCGCTCAGCATTAACGGGCTTAAGCCGGTCGATCTGATGCCTAAAGAGGGACTTGCCCTTAACAACGGTACTACTGTCATGACAGGCATAGGAACTCTTTGCCTTTATGATGCAAAGAGACTGATGAAGAATGCTGACATTGCTTCAGCTCTCTCAGCGGAGGCCCTTCACGCTGTCCCATACGCCTTTGACAGACGCACACACGATCTGCGTCCACAGGTCGGGCAGAGCATCGTTGCAGAAAACATGAGAAGGCTTACCGAAGGCAGCGAGATAATCGAAACATACAAAAAGGACAGAGTGCAGGACGCTTACTCTCTGCGCTGCCTCCCCCAGGTCCATGGGGCAAGCAGGGACGCTCTTTCGTATGTTGAGACCGTATTAAACATCGAGATCAATTCAGTGACCGACAACCCGATCATTTTCCACCAGGACGGAGAGGCGATCAGCGGAGGCAATTTCCATGGACAGCCCATAGCCATGGCTATGGATTTCTTCGGCATTGCTGTAGCTGAGATAGCTGACATATCAGAGAGACGTGTGGCAAGACTGGTAGACCACAAACTGTCTGATCTTCCACCTTTCCTTGTTGCAGAGAGCGGACTTAACAGTGGGTTCATGATCCCTCAGTATACCGCTGCTGCAATAGTTTCTGAAAATAAAGTCCTGGCACATCCTTCATGTGTGGACTCCATCCCTACCTCTGCTGGACAGGAAGACCACGTTTCAATGGGCGGCTACAGCGCAAGAAAAGCACTTACAATATTGAACAACACTACACGCGTGATCTCAATAGAGATGCTGAACGCTGCACAGGGCATCGATTTCAGGGCTCCCCTGAAACCGGGGCGTGGTACATCTGTTGCTTATAAGGCGTTCCGCAGGGAAGTCCCATTCTACGCGAAGGACCAGTATATGCAGCCACTTATGCTTAAATCTCTTGAACTGGTGACTGATGGCACTATAATTGATGCAGTCGAGAAAGAGATCGGCGAGCTGAAGTAA